In one window of Henckelia pumila isolate YLH828 chromosome 1, ASM3356847v2, whole genome shotgun sequence DNA:
- the LOC140890652 gene encoding uncharacterized protein C630.12 produces the protein MSKPTLFLSMVWALSLLYGEWLAFLVPSLWTCSWPHLHRPSLPSLNGVDETSNFVKVVVIADPQLMDRTSLPLAPKSLVLETAQFYTDLNMRRAFILSMLPFNPDVILFLGDYFDGGDILSDEDWQDSLSRFKHIFNLNTAQRTSNIKVYHLSGNHDIGYAAVNSQKSDIIKRYEREFGGRNFKVTLGKVNFIAVDAQTLDGHPQSDLTSATWNFMRNVSKDINSTPRVLLTHIPLYRPDWSPCGPHRSSAIINQRMHRTHHTQEILYQNYITENSTDDLMDLIRPALVLSGHDHDQCTVTHSSKNGPVREHTLGTVSWQQGNLYPSFMLLSAIKSTSNGTIPDDAVLTHLCFLPMQTHIYIWYLSLFAITLVIALLGPASEVLILHKLSALIGCLRNLFNFSNFVNSMKEKNEDDNYEYEEIWDAEGSMHLIKKTSKATPKPSDERNSMERGNAVMRSVARKQTSPEIDVTILVESDIKLPTRSNRSKGRMIISRLLRTFRVLVIVAAINVPLYVLLVFKDWIDK, from the exons ATGTCGAAACCGACTCTGTTTCTTAGCATGGTGTGGGCTCTAAGCTTGCTCTATGGAGAGTGGCTTGCATTTTTGGTACCCTCACTGTGGACTTGTTCGTGGCCGCATCTTCATCGCCCCTCGCTTCCTTCT CTGAATGGAGTTGATGAGACCAGTAATTTTGTCAAAGTTGTGGTCATTGCCGACCCTCAG CTAATGGATAGAACCTCCCTTCCACTCGCTCCAAAATCACTTGTTCTGGAGACAGCACAGTTCTATACGGATTTGAACATGCGCAGGGCGTTTATCTTATCCATGTTACCCTTCAATCCAGATGTCATTTTGTTTCTTGGTGATTACTTTGATGGGGGTGACATCCTGTCAGATGAAGA ttggcaggattctttgagCCGTTTTAAGCATATATTTAACCTGAATACGGCACAACGAACTTCGAATATCAAAGTCTACCACCTCTCCGGAAACCATGATATTGGTTATGCAGCTGTCAATTCTCAAAAGTCAGAT ATTATCAAACGCTATGAGAGAGAATTTGGGGGAAGGAACTTCAAAGTCACTCTGGGAAAAGTGAACTTCATTGCAGTAGATGCACAAACTTTGGATG GTCATCCACAAAGTGACCTCACATCAGCCACTTGGAATTTCATGAGAAATGTCTCTAAAG ATATTAACTCTACTCCGAGGGTTTTATTGACCCATATCCCTTTATATCGGCCGGATTGGTCTCCATGTGGCCCTCATCGCTCCTCAGCTATTATCAATCAG AGAATGCACCGGACACATCATACTCAAGAAATTTT GTACCAGAATTATATCACTGAAAACTCAACAGACGACCTTATGGACTTGATTAGACCG GCGTTGGTACTGTCCGGACATGATCACGATCAATGTACAGTTACCCACTCATCTAAGAATGGTCCAGTAAGGGAG cATACTTTAGGAACTGTGAGCTGGCAGCAGGGAAACTTGTATCCTTCCTTTATGTTATTATCGGCCATAAAGTCCACATCAAACGGAACCATTCCAGATGATGCCGTATTAACTCACCTATGCTTCCTTCCTATGCAAACACACATTTACATATG GTATTTATCACTCTTTGCCATTACCCTTGTGATTGCCCTTCTTGGGCCGGCGAGCGAAGTTCTCATTTTACACAAGCTCAGTGCTTTAATAGGTTGTCTCCGAAACCTATTTAACTTCAGCAATTTTGTCAACTCCATGAAAGAGAAGAACGAAGATGATAATTATGAATACGAAGAGATTTGGGATGCCGAAGGGTCGATGCACCTAATCAAGAAAACCTCAAAGGCTACCCCAAAACCCTCAGACGAGAGAAACTCCATGGAGAG GGGCAACGCTGTTATGAGGTCGGTGGCTAGGAAACAGACCAGCCCGGAAATTGATGTTACTATACTTGTGGAATCGGATATAAAGTTACCAACAAGAtcaaacagatcaaagggaAGAATGATAATCTCGAGACTGTTGCGAACCTTTCGAGTACTTGTCATAGTTGCAGCCATTAATGTTCCACTTTATGTACTGCTGGTGTTCAAAGACTGGATCGACAAATAA